GGCAACACAGAACAAGGGTTGCGCTCGTTGCGGGACTTAACCCAACATCTCACGACACGAGCTGACGACAGCCATGCACCACCTGTACACCGACCACAAGGGGGCGCCCATCTCTGGACGTTTCCGGTGTATGTCAAGCCTTGGTAAGGTTCTTCGCGTTGCGTCGAATTAAGCCACATGCTCCGCTGCTTGTGCGGGCCCCCGTCAATTCCTTTGAGTTTTAGCCTTGCGGCCGTACTCCCCAGGCGGGGAACTTAATGCGTTAGCTGCGGCACCGACGACGTGGAATGTCGCCAACACCTAGTTCCCACCGTTTACGGCGTGGACTACCAGGGTATCTAATCCTGTTCGCTCCCCACGCTTTCGCTCCTCAGCGTCAGTAATGGCCCAGAGATCCGCCTTCGCCACCGGTGTTCCTCCTGATATCTGCGCATTTCACCGCTACACCAGGAATTCCGATCTCCCCTACCACACTCTAGCTAGCCCGTATCGAATGCAGACCCGGGGTTAAGCCCCGGGCTTTCACACCCGACGTGACAAGCCGCCTACGAGCTCTTTACGCCCAATAATTCCGGACAACGCTTGCGCCCTACGTATTACCGCGGCTGCTGGCACGTAGTTAGCCGGCGCTTCTTCTGCAGGTACCGTCACTTTCGCTTCTTCCCTGCTGAAAGAGGTTTACAACCCGAAGGCCGTCATCCCTCACGCGGCGTCGCTGCATCAGGCTTTCGCCCATTGTGCAATATTCCCCACTGCTGCCTCCCGTAGGAGTCTGGGCCGTGTCTCAGTCCCAGTGTGGCCGGTCGCCCTCTCAGGCCGGCTACCCGTCGTCGCCTTGGTGAGCCATTACCTCACCAACAAGCTGATAGGCCGCGGGCTCATCCTTCACCGCCGGAGCTTTCAACCCTCGCAGATGCCCACGAGAGTGCTATCCGGTATTAGACCCCGTTTCCAGGGCTTGTCCCAGAGTGAAGGGCAGATTGCCCACGTGTTACTCACCCGTTCGCCACTAATCCCCACCGAAGTGGTTCATCGTTCGACTTGCATGTGTTAAGCACGCCGCCAGCGTTCGTCCTGAGCCAGGATCAAACTCTCCGTGAATGTTTACCGGTTATCCGGTCGACACCACGAGAGCGGAACCTCCGGGCGGAATAAGCCCGACGGTTCACAGCGTCCTCGCTGTGTATTCTTCAAAGGAACCTCGCCACCGGAAAGATCCGATGGACGGGGTATCAACATATCTGGCGTTGACTTTTGGCACGCTGTTGAGTTCTCAAGGAACGGACGCTTCCTTTGTACTCACCCGAGAGACTCTCTCGCGGCTTTCCTCCGGGCGCTTCCCTTCGGTCTTACGTTTCCAACTCTACCAGATCGTTTCGCGATCCGATTCCCAGTCGGAGGGGATTTTGCTTTCCGGCCTCTCGACCTTCCGGCGGTGTCGACTTTATCAGATCCTCTCGGTGTCTGACGCCCAGTCAACCGGGTTTGTCTTCGCAGCCGTTGGGCCGTTCCGACGTCTCAAACCTTAGCGGATTCCCTCGGCAGGTCCCAAATCGAGGTGCCGAGCCCAGATCGAATTGAATTCGGGCGCGCCGAATTCAACCCCGCTGGGAGATCGTGCTGGTGGTTTGAGGTGCCGCTCATGCGGCGGATGTGCTGTCGCAGAACCGTTACGGCTCCGTGGCAACCCGAAGAACTTTACGGATCGGCCAGGGGGCTGTCAAGTGCCCTCTGTCAAGATCTTTACTGGGGCCTCAGGGCCCGCATCAGTCCAGGTCAGTGAGGCGTCCGCCGGCGTCCGGCTGGGCGTGCTCCACCCTGCGTAGGAGGCGGGTGAGGACTTCGCCGAGGGCTGTGCGCTCTTCCGGCGAGAGGTCCTGGAGGAGGTCCTCCTCGAAGACCGAGGCGAGCCGCATGGCCTCCAGCCACTTCTCGCGGCCCTCCGCGGTCAGTTCGACGATCACGCGGACGCGGTTGGACTCGTCGCGCTCCCTGGTGACGAGCCCTTCGCCGACCATGCGGTCGATCCGGTGGGTCATCGCGGCCGGCGTCAGGCCGAGGCGCTTGGCGAGGTCGCTGGGGCCCAGGCGGTAGGGCGCGCCGGAGAGGACGAGTGCCTTGAGGACCTCCCACTCGGCGTTGCTGATGCCGAGTGCTGAGGTCTGGCGACCGTAGGCGACGTTCATACGCCGGTTCAGGCGGGCCAGCGCCGAGACGATCTTCTCGACCTGGGGGTCGAGGTCCTGGAACTCGCGTTGGTAGGCGGCGATCTGCTCT
The nucleotide sequence above comes from Streptomyces sp. NL15-2K. Encoded proteins:
- a CDS encoding MarR family transcriptional regulator codes for the protein MGDTSGSISSEPTLEEQIAAYQREFQDLDPQVEKIVSALARLNRRMNVAYGRQTSALGISNAEWEVLKALVLSGAPYRLGPSDLAKRLGLTPAAMTHRIDRMVGEGLVTRERDESNRVRVIVELTAEGREKWLEAMRLASVFEEDLLQDLSPEERTALGEVLTRLLRRVEHAQPDAGGRLTDLD